The genomic DNA GCCGGCGGCGACGGCCGCGCCCCGGCGCCCGGGTGGAGCGGCGCGTTCGACTGGGTCGGCTGGATCCCGTTCGACGACCTGCCGCAGGCGTTCAACCCGCCCGCCCACAGCATCGTCAACGCCAACAACCGGGTTGTCGGCGACGACTACCCCTATTTCCTCGGCAGCACCTACGACTTCCCCTATCGCAGCGACCGCATCCACCAGATGCTGGACGGGGCCGACGCGCTGACCGCCGCCGATTTCCGCGCCATGCAGCACGACGTGCTGTCGTTGGAGGCCCGTCAGCTGCTGCCGCTGATGCTGGACGGCGAGTTCCGCGATCCGCGTGCCCAGGCCGCCGCCGCCCGGCTCGCCGCCTGGGACGGCCGGATGACGGCCGACGCGGCCGAGCCACTGATTTACGAGGCGTGGGCACGTGAGCTGAACCGCACCATCCCCGCCGACGAACTGGGCGCGATCTTTCCCGACGTATTCTCGCGCAAGCCGGATTTCGTCGCCGCGGTGCTGACCGAGATGCCGCACTGGTGCGACGACGTCACCACCGACTCGGTCGAGGACTGCGACGCCATGCGCGAGCGCTCGCTGCTGGCCGCGCTCGATTTCCTGGCCGCGCGCTATGGCGACGACCCCGCACAATGGGCCTGGGGCGAGGCCCACCGCGCGAACTTCCGCCACCAGGCGATCGGCCGCATCCCGCTGCTCGGCGACTGGCTCGACGCCTCGGTGCCGACCGGCGGCAGCTGGGCGACCGTGATGCGCGGCGGCACCCCGTTCGGCAACGACGACGACCCGTTCCTGAACGTCCACGGGGCCGGGCTGCGCGCGGTCTACGACCTCGGCGACCTCGACCAGTCGGTGTTCTCGATGGCGCCCGGCCAGTCCGACAATCCCTATTCGCCCTACTGGTCGAACCTGGCCCAGCCCTGGGCCGACGGCGAGTATTGGCCGATTCCGACGTCCTGGGCCCAGGCGGAGGACAACGCGGTCGCCACCCTGATCCTGCGGCCCGGCGGATGAGCGCCGAGGACTTCGCCGTCGGCGTCGACGACATCCGCGCCGCGGCGGCGCGGATCGCCGACGCCACCATCGCCACGCCGACCGTGCCGGCGCCGGCGTTGTCGGCACGGCTGGGCTGCGACCTGTTCCTGAAGCTGGAAACCCTGCAGGTTACCGGCTCGTTCAAGCCGCGGGGCGCCCTGAACAAACTGCTGAGCCTGCCCGAGGACGCGCGCCGCCGCGGCGTGATCGCGATGTCGGCCGGCAACCACGCACAGGGCGTGGCCTATCACGCCGGCCGGCTCGGCATCCCGGCGACCATCGTCATGCCGCTGGGCACGCCGTTCACCAAGATCGCGTCGACCGAAGGCTATGGGGCGACCGTCGACCTGTTCGGCCACGAGATCGACGCCTGCCGCGCCCATGCGCGCAAGCTCGCCGACGAGCGCGGCCTGACCCTGATCCACCCCTATGACGACCCGGCGATCATCGCCGGCCAGGGCAGCGTCGCGCTGGAGATGCTGGCCGCCGTGCCGGACCTGCAGGCGCTGGTGGTGCCGATCGGCGGCGGCGGGCTGATGGCCGGCATCGCCATCGCCGCGCGTGCGGTGCGCCCCGACATCGCGCTGATCGGCGTGCAGTCGGCCGCCTATCCCACGCTGGCGCGCGACGGGCGGCCGCTGCCGGGCGGGACCACCCTGGCCGAGGGCATCGCCGTGCGCACGCCGGGCAGCCTGACCCGGCCGGTGATCGGCGCGCTGGTCGACGACATCCTGGTGGTCGACGACAGCCGCATCGAACAGGCGATCGCGCTGATGGCCGAACGCGCCAACGTGGTCGCCGAAGGCGCCGGGGCGGCCGGGCTGGCCGCGATCATGGCCGAGCCGGAACGCTTCGCCGGCGTGCGCGTCGGTCTTGTCGTCTGCGGCGGCAATATCGACAACCGCCTGCTGTCGTCCGTGCTGCTGCGCAGCCTGATCACCGACGGGCGCATGATGGGGCTGCGGCTGCGGATCGAGGATCGGCCGGGCGCGCTGGCCTCGCTGGTCGGCACGGTTGCCGACGTCGGCGGCAACATCGTCGAGGTCGCACACCGGCGATTGCACCTCGACGTGCCGGTCAAGTCGGTCGAGATCGACATCGAGATCGAGACCCGCGGCCCGGCCCACGGCCAGAAGGTGATCGACGCGCTGCAGCGCATCGGCGCGGCCTGCACCCGGCTGGACGAGATCGACTGAGCGAAGCCGGCCGGCTTCACCGGCTATTAACCCAAATTCGGTTCATTGGGCGCGGTTAACCGTAATCAGGAACCGGGCAGCCCGCTCCCATGCTCGTCATCATCGGCATCGTTGTCGTTTTCGCCATGGTGTTCGGCGGCTTCATCGCCGCCGGCGGCCATCTGGAGGTCATCATCGAGGCCCTGCCGTTCGAGATGATCATCATCGGCGGGGCGGCCGCCGGCGCGACCATCATCTCCAATCCCGGCTGGGTGCTGAAAGGCGCGCTGAAGGGCTTCGGCCGCGCCATGAAGGGCCCGCGGTTCAAGAAGGCCGACTATATCGAGCTGCTGAGCCTGCAGTACCAGATCTTCCGGCTGGCCAAGACCAAGGGCATGCTGGCGCTGGAAGCGCACATCGAGAACCCGCACGAGAGCGCGCTGTTCTCGCAGTTTCCCAAGATCCAGAAGGACCACCACGCGCTCGATTTCGTCTGCGACTATCTGCGGATGCTGACGCTGGGCACGGACAACCCCCACGAGCTCGAAGCGATCATCGACGAGGAGCTGGAGACCCACCACCACGAGGACCACGCGGTCAGCCATGCGATGACCAACATCTCGGACGGTCTTCCGGCGCTGGGCATCGTCGCCGCGGTGCTGGGCGTGATCAAGACCATGTCGTCGATCGACCAGCCGCCGTCCGTCCTCGGCGGTCTGATCGCCGGCGCACTGGTCGGTACCTTCCTCGGGATTTTCCTTTCCTATGGCATCGTCGGCCCGATGGCGAACGCCTGCAAGCAGGCGCAGGAAGCCGATTCCAAGTACCTGGAATGCATCAAGGCCGGGCTGCTCGCCCACATGCAGGGCTATGCCCCGCAGGTCTCGATCGAGTTCGCGCGCAAGACCCTGTTGTCGGGTGTGCGCCCCACCTTTGCCGAGCTCGAGGAGGCGACCGGCAGCCTGCCCGCGGTGTGACCCCGCGGCCGGGATGAGTCTCAGGTAGGAGATCGTCATGGCGGACGATGCGATCGCCCCCATTATCGTCAAGAAGAAGATCGTCGCCGGCGGCGGCCATCACGGCGGCGCCTGGAAGATCGCCTATGCCGACTTCGTGACCGCGATGATGGCGTTCTTCCTGCTGATGTGGCTGATCAACGCCACCAGCCCCGACCAGAAGACCGGCATCGCCAACTTCTTCACCCCGTCGAACGCGCGCCCGTCGGGCAGCGGTGCCGGCGGCATCCTGGGCGGCACCAGCATCATGGCCGACGGCATGGCGCGGGCCGCCGGCACGCCGGCACAGGTCGTGATTTCGCTGCCGTCAACCAACGCGGACAGCATGGGCGGGCCGTCGGACGGCAAATACTCCGGCACCAACGTCACCGAGATCCTCGACCAGTTGAAGGAGGACGGCGTCGACGTGCTGAACTATCCGGAGATCCTCGCCGATCTCGCCCGCCAGACCGACGCCCGCCAGGTGCTGCGCGCGCTGGAGGCCGAGGGCGTCGACGTCTTCACCCATCCGGAGATCCTCGACGAGATCTTCGACGTCGCCTCGCCGCTGCCGGCCAGCCCGACGCACAGCGAAGGCACCGAGACCCTGGGCGACCTGACCGAGCAGGCCATGCAGAGCGCCATGGACCAGGCGGTCGGCGCGCTGAGCGAGCAGGATCTTTCCGGCATGACCGCCGAGGAAATCCAGGAAATGACCGAGGCGTTGGCGACGCAGATCGCGCGCGGCCAGGCCGCCGAGGCGATGGCGGCGGCGGAGCAGCAGCAGTTCGAGCAGACCGAGCAGGCCATCCGCCAGGCGATCGACAGCATCCCGGAACTCGAGCCCTATCGCGACAACCTGCGCATCGAACAGACGCCGGAAGGCCTGCGCATCCAGATCGTCGACGGCGAGACCGACGCGATGTTCCCCAGCGGCAGCGCGACCCTGCACGACCAGACCGCGACGTTGGTCGACGTGATCGCCCAGGTGATCCGGGAACTGCCCAACGACATCATGATCACCGGCCACACCGACGCGCGTCCGTTCCAGACCGACGGCGGCTACGGCAACTGGGAGCTGTCGTCCGACCGCGCCAACGCCGCCCGCCGCGCGCTGATCGCCGCCGGGATTCCGGAGGACCGGATCGCCCGCGTGGTCGGCCGTGCCGACCGCGACCCGCTGGATGCCGACGACCCGTTCGCGGCGGTCAACCGGCGCATCAGCTTCGTGGTGCTCAGCCAGGTACCGACGGTGGACGGCATGCCGGACACCGGCGACGCGGCAATCGGCGGCGCGATCACGATCGACCAGGAACAGTGAGCGCACGAGCGCCGGCCCGCCGGCGCCGGCAGTCACAGTCTCGCGATTTCATGGCGCCGGACGGCCCGTTCCGCTAATATTCTTGCATGCACGAGAGCGGGCACCCACTACCCAAGTTCATGTTCGTGACGCCGCCGCGGCCCTGTCCGTATCTGCCGGGGCGGATCGAACGCGACATGTTCGTGGAGCTGGCGCCGCCGAACGCTGACCGGCTGCACCAGCGGCTCGCCCACCTCGGCTTCCGCCGCAGCCACAACGTCGTCTACCGGCCCGACTGCCCCGGCTGCCAGTCCTGCGTCTCGGTGCGGGTGCTGGTCGACGCCTTCGCGCCGCAGCGCAGCCTGGCCCGCATCTGGAAGCGCAACCAGGACCTTCATTGCCGCCTGCGCCCGCCGGTGGCGACTCGGGAGCAGTTCGACCTGTTCCAGGCCTATCAGCAGGAACGCCACGGCGACGGCGAAATGGCGCTGATGGACTTCGACGACTACCGGGCGATGATCGAGAACACCATGGTGGACAGCCATGTGATCGAGTTCCGCGACCCCGACTATCGCCTGGTCGCCACCTGCCTCGCCGACCAGCTCGACGACGGCCTGTCCGCCGTCTACAGCTTCTTCGACCCGGCCGATGCCCGCCGCAGCCTGGGCAACCAGGTAATTCTGTGGCTGATCGACACCGCCCGCCGCGAGCGGCTGCGCTATGTCTATCTGGGCTACTGGATCCGCCACAGCCGCAAGATGGCCTACAAGGCGCGGTTCCAGCCGCTGGAGGGCCTGGGGC from Alphaproteobacteria bacterium includes the following:
- a CDS encoding threonine ammonia-lyase is translated as MSAEDFAVGVDDIRAAAARIADATIATPTVPAPALSARLGCDLFLKLETLQVTGSFKPRGALNKLLSLPEDARRRGVIAMSAGNHAQGVAYHAGRLGIPATIVMPLGTPFTKIASTEGYGATVDLFGHEIDACRAHARKLADERGLTLIHPYDDPAIIAGQGSVALEMLAAVPDLQALVVPIGGGGLMAGIAIAARAVRPDIALIGVQSAAYPTLARDGRPLPGGTTLAEGIAVRTPGSLTRPVIGALVDDILVVDDSRIEQAIALMAERANVVAEGAGAAGLAAIMAEPERFAGVRVGLVVCGGNIDNRLLSSVLLRSLITDGRMMGLRLRIEDRPGALASLVGTVADVGGNIVEVAHRRLHLDVPVKSVEIDIEIETRGPAHGQKVIDALQRIGAACTRLDEID
- the motA gene encoding flagellar motor stator protein MotA, with amino-acid sequence MLVIIGIVVVFAMVFGGFIAAGGHLEVIIEALPFEMIIIGGAAAGATIISNPGWVLKGALKGFGRAMKGPRFKKADYIELLSLQYQIFRLAKTKGMLALEAHIENPHESALFSQFPKIQKDHHALDFVCDYLRMLTLGTDNPHELEAIIDEELETHHHEDHAVSHAMTNISDGLPALGIVAAVLGVIKTMSSIDQPPSVLGGLIAGALVGTFLGIFLSYGIVGPMANACKQAQEADSKYLECIKAGLLAHMQGYAPQVSIEFARKTLLSGVRPTFAELEEATGSLPAV
- a CDS encoding OmpA family protein, whose protein sequence is MADDAIAPIIVKKKIVAGGGHHGGAWKIAYADFVTAMMAFFLLMWLINATSPDQKTGIANFFTPSNARPSGSGAGGILGGTSIMADGMARAAGTPAQVVISLPSTNADSMGGPSDGKYSGTNVTEILDQLKEDGVDVLNYPEILADLARQTDARQVLRALEAEGVDVFTHPEILDEIFDVASPLPASPTHSEGTETLGDLTEQAMQSAMDQAVGALSEQDLSGMTAEEIQEMTEALATQIARGQAAEAMAAAEQQQFEQTEQAIRQAIDSIPELEPYRDNLRIEQTPEGLRIQIVDGETDAMFPSGSATLHDQTATLVDVIAQVIRELPNDIMITGHTDARPFQTDGGYGNWELSSDRANAARRALIAAGIPEDRIARVVGRADRDPLDADDPFAAVNRRISFVVLSQVPTVDGMPDTGDAAIGGAITIDQEQ
- a CDS encoding arginyltransferase, with the translated sequence MFVTPPRPCPYLPGRIERDMFVELAPPNADRLHQRLAHLGFRRSHNVVYRPDCPGCQSCVSVRVLVDAFAPQRSLARIWKRNQDLHCRLRPPVATREQFDLFQAYQQERHGDGEMALMDFDDYRAMIENTMVDSHVIEFRDPDYRLVATCLADQLDDGLSAVYSFFDPADARRSLGNQVILWLIDTARRERLRYVYLGYWIRHSRKMAYKARFQPLEGLGPGGWAPLVP